The Streptomyces avermitilis MA-4680 = NBRC 14893 genome contains a region encoding:
- a CDS encoding FUSC family protein: MTRLSAAVPPWLAHALRAQRGPIPWSAVLRGALAGGPLLLAAVLSGRSSIGVVAALGAMLAGINDRPGSRRTSVKRLGVPALAGAAGLLVGSYAGQHASAAPLTLLLTCLGFFAGAVSAIGPVASGAGTQLLVASAIGAGMPLPEPGWQRALFFLAGAGWLLALRLVLPTPGATSGDYRFDGERTAVAAVYDAVAQLLDAVGAVDAGTRRAGLTAALDHAEDALAGPRLRRRAGSATERRLHAQYAVALPLAEAATALAWAGDAVPARAAEGPRRLAAAVRDSTHTGPLPAPARSAPALRALDDALLHAAEAFDRGAGGNLHTRRRTAASLVRTALDSGGREYGLRVALSFGAGVAVAQALNHARWYGLHTHWYWLPATAVFLVKPDLGPLASRVLCRAAGTVLGAVLFAGLAALLPRPEGLVALVVISGALIPVATRHFAAQTAVVTVLVLALVMVGGEPQASWNRIGETALACAIVLLVGHLPTPGQRGGGVRARLARAHDAAHAYLAHVLSGSGDRTGRWVLRREAYRALAEARAAIDLAAAELPALARHTEGTEEVAAVLERLVDTTTACAVHLDDAGRLPARHRERIAELLAELTDAHEHAGLDTPEAPRLPVAV, encoded by the coding sequence GTGACCCGCCTCAGTGCCGCCGTACCGCCCTGGCTCGCTCATGCCCTGCGTGCCCAGCGGGGGCCGATCCCCTGGAGTGCGGTCCTGCGTGGGGCGCTGGCCGGCGGGCCCCTCCTGCTCGCGGCCGTGCTGAGCGGGCGCAGCTCCATAGGTGTCGTCGCAGCGCTCGGCGCCATGCTCGCCGGGATCAACGACCGCCCCGGCAGCCGGCGGACCTCCGTCAAACGGCTCGGTGTGCCCGCCCTCGCAGGTGCCGCCGGACTGCTCGTCGGCTCGTACGCCGGTCAGCACGCCTCGGCCGCCCCGCTGACCCTCCTCCTCACCTGCCTCGGGTTCTTCGCCGGCGCCGTCAGCGCCATCGGGCCCGTCGCCTCCGGGGCCGGGACGCAGCTCCTCGTCGCCTCCGCCATCGGGGCCGGCATGCCGCTGCCCGAGCCCGGCTGGCAGCGCGCCCTCTTCTTCCTCGCCGGGGCCGGGTGGCTGCTCGCCCTGCGGCTCGTGCTGCCCACGCCCGGGGCCACCTCCGGCGACTACCGCTTCGACGGGGAACGGACCGCCGTCGCCGCCGTCTACGACGCTGTCGCACAGTTGCTCGACGCCGTGGGCGCGGTCGACGCGGGCACCCGTCGCGCCGGGCTCACCGCCGCCCTCGACCACGCGGAGGACGCCCTCGCCGGGCCCCGGCTGCGCCGCCGCGCCGGCTCCGCGACCGAGCGGCGCCTGCACGCCCAGTACGCCGTCGCACTGCCCCTCGCCGAAGCCGCGACCGCGCTCGCCTGGGCGGGGGACGCGGTGCCCGCGCGGGCCGCCGAAGGGCCGCGCCGGCTCGCCGCCGCCGTGCGCGACAGCACCCACACCGGACCGCTGCCGGCACCCGCCCGCTCCGCACCCGCGCTGCGCGCCCTCGACGACGCCCTCCTGCACGCCGCCGAGGCCTTCGACCGGGGCGCCGGAGGCAACCTGCACACCCGGCGCCGTACCGCCGCATCCCTGGTCCGCACCGCACTCGACTCCGGCGGGCGCGAGTACGGCCTCCGGGTCGCCCTCTCCTTCGGCGCCGGCGTCGCCGTCGCGCAGGCCCTGAACCACGCGCGCTGGTACGGGCTCCACACCCACTGGTACTGGCTGCCCGCCACCGCCGTCTTCCTGGTCAAGCCCGACCTGGGACCGCTCGCGTCGCGCGTACTGTGCCGGGCGGCGGGGACCGTCCTGGGCGCCGTCCTCTTCGCCGGACTGGCCGCCCTGCTGCCGCGGCCCGAGGGCCTGGTCGCCCTGGTGGTGATCAGCGGTGCGCTCATCCCCGTGGCCACCCGGCACTTCGCCGCGCAGACCGCCGTCGTCACCGTTCTCGTCCTCGCCCTCGTCATGGTGGGCGGGGAGCCGCAGGCCTCCTGGAACCGGATCGGTGAGACCGCGCTGGCCTGCGCGATCGTGCTGCTCGTGGGGCATCTGCCCACGCCGGGGCAGCGTGGCGGTGGCGTACGGGCCCGGCTCGCGCGCGCCCACGACGCCGCGCACGCGTACCTCGCCCACGTCCTGAGCGGCTCCGGCGACCGCACCGGCCGCTGGGTGCTGCGCCGCGAGGCCTATCGGGCGCTCGCCGAGGCCCGCGCCGCCATCGACCTCGCCGCGGCCGAACTCCCGGCCCTGGCGCGGCACACGGAGGGCACGGAGGAGGTCGCGGCCGTCCTCGAACGGCTGGTGGACACGACGACCGCCTGCGCCGTGCACCTCGACGACGCGGGGCGGCTGCCCGCCCGGCACCGTGAGCGGATCGCCGAGTTGCTCGCCGAACTCACGGACGCCCACGAACACGCGGGCCTAGACACACCCGAGGCGCCCCGCCTGCCCGTCGCCGTCTGA
- a CDS encoding cytochrome P450 family protein: MDPAEGLLADPYAVYDRLRDTAPVHRIAGTDGKPAWLVTRYDDVREGLANPLLSLDKKHALPGNYRGLALPPALDANLLNMDAPDHTRIRRLVGRAFTLRRVEQLREPVRETAHRLLDALGTHGSTDLIASYAAPLPITVICDLLGVPDEHRRDFRAWTDPLVTPDPARPDVARESVVSLLGFFTGLLADKRKNPADDLLSDLIAVQEEGDRLTEDELMSLAFLILFAGYENTVHLIGNAVLALLRHPEQLAALREDPARLPDAVGEFARYEGPALLAIRRFPVRDVTIGGVTVPAGETVLLSLSAANRDPSRFPDPDRLDLGRDAAGHLALGHGVHYCLGAPLARLETEVALAALLERFPDLALAETEPRRRPSLRARGLLALPVTY, translated from the coding sequence ATGGATCCCGCCGAAGGCCTCCTCGCCGACCCCTACGCCGTCTACGACCGGCTGCGCGACACCGCCCCCGTACACCGCATCGCCGGCACCGACGGCAAGCCCGCCTGGCTGGTCACGCGGTACGACGACGTACGTGAAGGACTCGCGAACCCGCTGCTCTCGCTCGACAAGAAGCACGCGCTGCCCGGGAATTACCGCGGACTCGCGCTCCCGCCCGCCCTGGACGCGAACCTGCTCAACATGGACGCGCCGGACCACACCCGCATCCGGCGCCTGGTCGGCCGGGCCTTCACCCTGCGTCGCGTCGAACAACTCCGCGAGCCCGTACGGGAGACCGCCCACCGGCTTCTCGACGCACTCGGGACGCACGGCAGCACCGACCTCATCGCCTCGTACGCCGCGCCCCTGCCGATCACCGTCATCTGCGACCTGCTCGGCGTGCCGGACGAACACCGGCGGGACTTCCGGGCCTGGACCGACCCGCTCGTCACCCCGGACCCGGCCCGCCCGGACGTCGCCAGGGAATCCGTCGTCTCGTTGCTCGGCTTCTTCACCGGGCTCCTCGCCGACAAGCGCAAGAACCCCGCGGACGACCTGCTCTCCGACCTCATCGCCGTGCAGGAAGAGGGGGACCGGCTCACCGAGGACGAGCTGATGTCCCTCGCCTTCCTCATCCTCTTCGCCGGCTACGAGAACACCGTGCACCTCATCGGGAACGCCGTACTGGCGCTGCTGCGCCATCCGGAGCAGCTCGCCGCGCTCCGCGAGGACCCGGCACGGCTGCCGGACGCCGTCGGGGAGTTCGCCCGCTACGAAGGGCCCGCCCTGCTCGCCATCCGCCGCTTCCCGGTGCGGGACGTGACGATCGGCGGGGTCACCGTGCCCGCGGGGGAGACCGTGCTGCTGTCGCTGTCCGCCGCCAACCGTGACCCGAGCCGGTTCCCCGACCCCGACCGCCTCGATCTCGGCCGCGACGCCGCAGGCCACCTCGCGCTCGGCCACGGCGTCCACTACTGCCTGGGCGCGCCGCTGGCCCGGCTGGAGACGGAGGTCGCCCTCGCCGCGCTCCTCGAACGGTTCCCGGACCTCGCCCTCGCGGAAACCGAACCGCGCCGACGGCCCTCGCTGCGCGCCCGCGGCCTGCTCGCGCTTCCGGTGACGTACTGA